A genomic segment from Chitinophaga niabensis encodes:
- a CDS encoding TonB-dependent receptor domain-containing protein, with the protein MAQAQHSNGTINEKGKINGIVTRTDSKPVEFATVTLLSAKDSSLVKGAIADVTGKYEFEGIKEGKYLVAAVNMGMKKNFSAQFTVNGSAVKVPALVLSEDSRNLKEVNVTGKRPFIEQKADKMVVNVENSIVAAGGTAMEVLQQSPGVQVDKDDNISMRGKNGVIIMIDGKPTNMSAQDVAQLLKNMPSSNVDQIELIANPSAKYDAAGNAGIINIKLKKNSNFGTNGSVNVGGGQGKLPKLNGGLNLNHRNKNINVYGSYNYNYNRNFEQLDILRDNQESKGRMVFDQKSYMDKTSHYHGGKAGLDYFINKNHTIGVMLNLGKSTWEGLNESNTWIGNGENIDSSLLTKGINTSNWNRQSYNINYKGKLDSTGKEINIDLDYSRNNEDQNNRLFSSFRDASGQVHFRGDTTRSLQPSTINIKTIKIDYTHPLKKEAKIEAGIKLSFVDSDNDSRFDTLKGPNWEYDVNRSNHFLYKENVNAAYLNYSKQFKKLGIQAGLRAEQTHVTGNSLTLKQINDTTYLNFFPSVFLSYNANKNHQWGISYSRRLNRPSYDDLNPFEFYIDRYTKAGGNPNLRPQYSSNFDLTHTFRSFLTTAIGYSHTKDMLSRILEAGVDPKTGDTTIVVYRYMNVATRDNVNLNISAPVPITKWWNSFTTISVYYNAFETVVNGEQIKRASGGFFGQTQQTFTLGKGITSELSFYYNSTQISQEGLFRMNPMYAFNGGISKQILKKKGTIRFNVNDIFNTNRFSGTYNTTNRALVLANRWDSRQFRASFSYRFGNSNVKEARNRKTGLEDELNRVK; encoded by the coding sequence TTGGCTCAAGCCCAGCACTCCAATGGGACAATCAATGAAAAAGGAAAGATCAATGGGATCGTAACCCGTACCGATAGTAAACCAGTTGAATTTGCCACCGTAACACTCCTCAGCGCCAAAGACTCCAGTCTTGTTAAAGGTGCCATTGCAGACGTTACAGGGAAGTATGAATTTGAAGGGATCAAAGAAGGGAAGTACCTGGTGGCTGCTGTAAACATGGGTATGAAAAAGAACTTCAGTGCCCAGTTCACCGTGAACGGCAGTGCTGTTAAAGTGCCTGCCCTTGTACTGAGCGAAGATTCCCGAAATCTGAAAGAAGTGAATGTAACCGGCAAGCGCCCGTTCATTGAGCAAAAAGCAGATAAAATGGTAGTGAATGTAGAAAACAGCATCGTTGCTGCAGGAGGTACTGCCATGGAGGTGCTGCAACAATCACCAGGTGTACAAGTTGACAAAGACGATAATATATCCATGCGTGGCAAGAACGGTGTGATCATTATGATCGACGGTAAACCCACGAACATGTCTGCCCAGGACGTTGCCCAGCTGCTAAAAAATATGCCCAGCTCTAACGTAGATCAGATAGAGCTGATCGCCAATCCTTCCGCCAAATATGATGCAGCGGGCAACGCCGGGATTATCAATATCAAATTGAAAAAGAACTCGAATTTCGGTACAAATGGCTCCGTGAATGTCGGCGGCGGGCAGGGTAAATTACCAAAGCTCAATGGGGGGCTCAATCTGAACCACCGTAATAAGAACATCAACGTCTATGGTTCCTATAACTATAATTACAACAGGAACTTTGAGCAACTGGATATCTTAAGGGATAACCAGGAAAGCAAGGGACGGATGGTTTTTGACCAGAAAAGTTATATGGATAAAACCTCGCATTATCATGGAGGTAAGGCAGGTTTGGATTATTTCATCAATAAAAACCATACAATTGGTGTTATGCTGAACCTTGGCAAAAGCACCTGGGAAGGACTGAATGAATCAAATACCTGGATAGGGAACGGAGAAAACATTGACTCAAGCTTGTTGACAAAGGGGATCAATACTTCCAACTGGAACCGCCAGTCCTATAATATCAACTATAAAGGGAAGCTGGACAGTACTGGAAAAGAGATTAACATTGACCTGGATTATTCCCGTAACAACGAAGACCAGAACAACCGGTTGTTTTCTTCTTTCAGGGATGCCAGCGGACAGGTTCATTTCCGGGGAGATACTACCCGCAGCCTGCAGCCTTCCACTATTAATATAAAAACCATCAAGATCGACTATACGCATCCATTGAAAAAGGAGGCTAAGATCGAAGCAGGGATAAAACTGAGCTTTGTGGATTCAGATAATGATTCCCGGTTTGATACCTTAAAAGGACCTAACTGGGAATACGATGTAAACCGTTCCAATCATTTCCTGTATAAGGAAAATGTGAATGCAGCTTATCTTAATTATAGCAAACAATTCAAGAAACTGGGCATTCAGGCAGGATTACGTGCAGAACAAACTCATGTAACGGGGAATTCTTTGACCCTGAAGCAGATCAACGATACTACTTACCTGAACTTTTTCCCCAGCGTTTTCCTGAGCTATAACGCCAATAAGAACCATCAATGGGGGATATCTTATAGTCGCAGGCTGAATCGCCCCAGCTATGATGATCTGAATCCTTTTGAGTTCTATATCGATCGTTATACCAAAGCAGGCGGTAACCCCAATCTCCGCCCGCAATATTCCAGCAACTTTGACCTGACGCATACATTCAGATCGTTCCTGACCACCGCTATAGGCTACAGCCATACTAAAGACATGCTATCCAGGATACTGGAAGCGGGCGTAGACCCTAAAACGGGAGATACCACCATTGTGGTGTACCGGTACATGAACGTAGCCACAAGGGATAATGTGAACCTGAATATTTCAGCTCCTGTGCCTATCACAAAATGGTGGAACTCTTTTACAACAATATCTGTATACTACAATGCTTTTGAAACGGTAGTGAATGGGGAACAGATCAAACGTGCTTCTGGTGGCTTCTTTGGTCAGACCCAACAAACATTTACATTAGGTAAAGGAATTACTTCCGAACTATCGTTCTACTACAACTCTACGCAAATATCCCAGGAAGGGTTGTTCAGGATGAACCCCATGTATGCTTTCAATGGCGGGATCTCTAAACAGATCCTGAAAAAGAAGGGTACGATCCGTTTCAATGTAAACGATATCTTCAATACAAACCGTTTTAGTGGTACGTATAACACCACCAACCGCGCATTGGTCCTGGCTAACCGTTGGGATAGCCGTCAATTCCGCGCTTCCTTCTCCTACAGGTTTGGTAATTCCAATGTAAAAGAGGCCCGTAACCGTAAAACCGGCCTTGAGGATGAACTGAACCGGGTGAAGTAG